The Paraburkholderia sp. ZP32-5 genome includes a window with the following:
- a CDS encoding YfgM family protein, with protein sequence MSYHDEQESIEGLKAWWAQWGNATTWIVLVVLLAGAGWNGWNFWQRRQAAEAAVLYDQVQQAVASGDKAQVTRVATDMEDKFGRTAYAQMTALGAAKALYIAGDEAGAKAQLQWAIDHAKDDEFKQIAKLRMASLLLDDKAYDQGLALLAEPSDAFKGVVADRRGDLLAAQGKRDDARTAYKLALDSLSKSDTSARQLIQFKLDALGG encoded by the coding sequence ATGAGTTACCACGACGAACAAGAATCGATTGAAGGTCTGAAGGCATGGTGGGCGCAGTGGGGCAATGCGACCACGTGGATCGTGCTGGTGGTGTTGCTGGCGGGCGCGGGCTGGAACGGCTGGAATTTCTGGCAGCGCCGCCAGGCAGCGGAAGCCGCGGTGCTCTATGACCAGGTGCAGCAGGCGGTGGCATCCGGCGACAAGGCGCAGGTCACGCGCGTCGCCACCGACATGGAAGACAAGTTCGGCCGCACCGCTTACGCGCAGATGACCGCGCTGGGCGCCGCCAAGGCGCTGTACATTGCCGGCGACGAAGCCGGCGCGAAGGCGCAACTGCAGTGGGCAATCGATCACGCGAAAGACGACGAGTTCAAGCAGATCGCGAAGCTGCGCATGGCGTCGCTGCTGCTCGACGACAAGGCGTACGACCAGGGGCTCGCGCTGCTGGCCGAGCCATCCGATGCATTCAAGGGCGTCGTGGCGGACCGTCGCGGAGACCTGCTCGCGGCCCAGGGCAAGCGTGACGATGCGCGCACGGCCTACAAGCTCGCGCTCGACTCGCTCTCGAAGAGCGATACTTCGGCGCGCCAGTTGATCCAGTTCAAGCTGGATGCACTCGGCGGCTGA
- the hflC gene encoding protease modulator HflC produces MNRIIALVVAVVIVVFAASSMVFVVDQRHMAVLSGRGDSAPTLLGPGVHVKLPPPLQTVTLVDNRIQSVDAPDEDHFVTSDKTDLLVNPVIKFRVTDPLKLLAETKGDVQSLPDRLALLSRTALSDAFGKFTLSDALAKQQAVAEDARGAMDKGAASLGVSVVDVQLTRVDFPAAMADSVFKRMIAAREQIAADERAKGTEQANQIRADALKEQQSVLADGLAKAQGIRGEGDAQAAEIAAEAFGKDPQFYQFYQSMQAYRKTFKPGDLIVVDSNSEFFRFMRSPTGGTPPDASAPTPRKR; encoded by the coding sequence ATGAACAGAATCATTGCGCTCGTCGTTGCCGTCGTCATCGTGGTGTTCGCCGCATCGTCGATGGTGTTCGTCGTCGATCAACGGCATATGGCCGTGCTGTCCGGGCGCGGCGACTCGGCGCCCACCTTGCTCGGTCCCGGCGTGCACGTGAAGCTGCCGCCGCCGCTGCAAACGGTCACGCTGGTCGACAACCGTATCCAGTCCGTCGATGCGCCTGACGAAGATCATTTCGTCACATCGGACAAGACCGATCTGCTCGTCAATCCGGTCATCAAGTTCCGCGTGACCGATCCGCTGAAGCTGCTCGCCGAAACGAAGGGCGACGTGCAGAGCCTGCCGGACCGGCTCGCGTTGCTGTCGCGTACCGCGCTCAGCGATGCCTTCGGCAAGTTCACGCTGTCCGATGCGCTCGCCAAACAGCAGGCCGTCGCCGAAGATGCGCGCGGCGCGATGGACAAGGGCGCGGCTTCGCTCGGCGTATCGGTGGTGGACGTGCAGCTCACGCGTGTCGATTTCCCGGCGGCGATGGCGGATTCGGTATTCAAGCGCATGATCGCTGCGCGCGAACAGATCGCCGCCGACGAGCGCGCGAAGGGCACCGAGCAAGCCAATCAGATCCGTGCCGACGCGTTGAAGGAGCAGCAATCGGTGCTCGCCGACGGTCTCGCCAAGGCGCAGGGCATTCGCGGCGAAGGCGATGCACAGGCCGCGGAAATCGCCGCCGAGGCATTCGGCAAGGACCCGCAGTTTTATCAGTTCTATCAGAGCATGCAGGCGTACCGGAAGACCTTCAAACCGGGCGATCTGATCGTGGTCGACTCGAACAGCGAGTTCTTCCGCTTCATGCGTAGCCCGACCGGTGGCACGCCCCCGGACGCTTCCGCGCCGACTCCGCGCAAACGCTGA
- the bamB gene encoding outer membrane protein assembly factor BamB: MNLLKRYAVPVICAMTVLTMAACSSTKDERRVPTPLTEFKPVLDVQQSWSASVGKAGRYLFSPVALGNAVYAAGANGTVAKIDAQTGKDIWRTKLHDDLSAGVGSDGTLTAVGGLKGDVYVLGADGKQLWTAKAPGEIISPPLVGNGLVVVRTIDGQIVAFNAQTGEQKWNFRNRAVPLNLRVSSGMTFAGDAAVLAGFPGGSFAAINLQTGDAYWQTPVSYPKGVTEVERINDVTGPPTLIGSQTCAVTFQGQIGCFDANSGRSLWSKAFSSTTGLAQDERSVVAADDWSVVSAFDVNNGSVLWKNESLKNRDLSVPMLLGRAAVFGDYKGFLHFLSTSDGVLVARVKTDGSAITAAPVLAGDTLVVQTRDGGLFGYRPR, translated from the coding sequence ATGAATCTGCTGAAACGTTACGCCGTGCCCGTTATCTGTGCGATGACCGTGCTCACGATGGCGGCTTGCTCATCCACGAAAGACGAGCGCCGTGTGCCGACGCCGCTCACCGAGTTCAAACCCGTACTCGATGTGCAGCAGTCCTGGTCGGCGAGCGTAGGCAAGGCGGGCCGTTACCTGTTCTCGCCGGTTGCGCTCGGCAATGCTGTGTACGCGGCTGGCGCGAACGGCACGGTCGCCAAGATCGACGCGCAAACCGGCAAGGATATCTGGCGCACCAAGCTGCATGACGACCTGTCCGCGGGCGTCGGTAGCGACGGCACGCTCACGGCGGTCGGCGGTCTGAAGGGCGACGTGTACGTGCTCGGCGCGGACGGCAAGCAACTGTGGACGGCCAAGGCGCCGGGCGAAATCATCTCGCCGCCGCTCGTCGGCAACGGTCTCGTGGTGGTGCGCACGATCGACGGTCAGATCGTCGCGTTCAATGCGCAAACGGGCGAGCAGAAGTGGAACTTCCGCAACCGTGCGGTGCCGCTGAACCTGCGCGTGTCATCGGGTATGACCTTCGCGGGCGATGCCGCGGTGCTGGCTGGTTTCCCGGGCGGCTCATTCGCCGCAATCAACCTGCAAACGGGCGACGCATACTGGCAGACGCCGGTGTCCTATCCGAAGGGCGTGACCGAAGTCGAGCGTATCAACGACGTAACCGGTCCGCCGACGCTCATCGGTTCGCAAACCTGCGCGGTGACGTTCCAGGGGCAAATTGGTTGCTTCGACGCGAATTCGGGCCGCTCATTGTGGAGCAAGGCATTTTCGAGCACGACCGGCCTTGCGCAGGATGAGCGCAGCGTGGTCGCCGCGGACGACTGGTCGGTCGTGTCCGCGTTCGATGTGAACAACGGCTCGGTGCTGTGGAAGAACGAGTCGCTGAAGAACCGCGATCTGAGTGTGCCGATGTTGCTGGGCCGCGCGGCCGTGTTCGGCGACTACAAGGGCTTCCTGCACTTCCTGTCGACGTCGGATGGCGTGCTCGTCGCGCGCGTGAAGACCGACGGCAGCGCGATCACCGCGGCACCTGTGCTGGCTGGCGACACGCTGGTCGTACAGACGCGCGACGGCGGCCTGTTCGGTTATCGCCCGCGCTGA
- the hisS gene encoding histidine--tRNA ligase: protein MTEQKKKLEKLAGVKGMNDILPQEAGLWEFFETTVKSMLRAYGYQNIRTPIVEHTQLFTRGIGEVTDIVEKEMYSFTDALNGENLTMRPENTAAVVRASIEHNMLYDGPKRLWYIGPMFRHERPQRGRYRQFHQVGVEALGFAGPDADAEIIMMCQRLWDDLGLMGIKLEINSLGLAEERAAHRVELIAYLEKFVDVLDEDAKRRLYTNPLRVLDTKNPALQDIAQNAPKLIDFLGDESRAHFEGLQRILKANNIPFTINPRLVRGLDYYNLTVFEWVTDKLGAQGTVAAGGRYDPLIEQLGGKPTAACGWAMGIERILELLKEENLVPEEEGCDVYVVHQGDAAREQAFIIAERLRDTGLDVILHCSADGQSASFKSQMKRADASGAAFAVVLGEDEIANGTVGVKPLRDTQANGGKSEQQNVPAEDLTEFLINAMVATAEDGDD, encoded by the coding sequence ATGACTGAACAGAAGAAAAAGCTCGAAAAGCTTGCCGGCGTGAAGGGCATGAATGACATCCTTCCGCAGGAAGCCGGGCTTTGGGAATTTTTTGAGACGACCGTCAAGTCGATGCTGCGTGCGTATGGCTACCAGAACATCCGCACGCCGATCGTCGAGCATACGCAACTGTTCACGCGCGGTATCGGCGAAGTGACCGACATCGTCGAAAAAGAGATGTACAGCTTCACCGATGCACTGAACGGTGAAAACCTGACCATGCGCCCCGAGAACACGGCAGCGGTGGTCCGCGCGTCGATCGAGCACAACATGCTGTACGACGGCCCGAAGCGCCTGTGGTACATCGGCCCGATGTTCCGTCACGAGCGCCCGCAGCGCGGCCGTTATCGCCAGTTCCATCAGGTGGGCGTCGAAGCACTCGGCTTTGCCGGTCCGGATGCGGACGCTGAAATCATCATGATGTGTCAGCGTCTGTGGGACGACCTGGGCCTCATGGGCATCAAGCTCGAAATCAATTCGCTGGGTCTCGCCGAAGAACGCGCCGCGCATCGTGTCGAGCTGATCGCGTACCTCGAAAAGTTCGTGGACGTGCTCGATGAAGACGCGAAGCGCCGTCTCTATACGAACCCGCTGCGCGTGCTCGATACCAAGAACCCGGCTTTGCAGGACATCGCTCAGAACGCGCCGAAGCTGATCGATTTTCTCGGCGACGAATCGCGCGCGCACTTCGAAGGTTTGCAGCGCATCCTGAAGGCGAACAACATCCCGTTCACGATCAATCCGCGTCTCGTGCGCGGTCTCGATTACTACAATCTGACCGTGTTCGAGTGGGTGACCGACAAGCTCGGCGCGCAGGGCACGGTTGCCGCGGGCGGTCGTTACGACCCGCTGATCGAACAGCTCGGCGGCAAGCCGACGGCGGCATGCGGCTGGGCGATGGGCATCGAGCGGATTCTCGAGCTGTTGAAGGAAGAGAATCTCGTGCCCGAAGAGGAAGGCTGCGACGTGTACGTGGTCCATCAAGGCGACGCCGCGCGCGAGCAGGCGTTCATCATCGCCGAGCGTCTGCGCGACACCGGCCTCGACGTGATCCTGCATTGCAGCGCCGATGGCCAGTCGGCGAGCTTCAAGTCGCAGATGAAGCGTGCCGATGCGAGCGGTGCGGCGTTCGCGGTGGTGCTCGGCGAAGACGAGATCGCCAACGGCACGGTCGGCGTGAAACCGCTGCGCGATACGCAGGCCAACGGCGGTAAGAGCGAGCAACAGAACGTGCCTGCCGAAGACTTGACCGAATTTCTAATCAATGCGATGGTTGCAACCGCCGAAGACGGCGACGACTGA
- the hflX gene encoding GTPase HflX, with amino-acid sequence MIPSNLINAALVGIDFGKIDFEASLEELSLLAQSAGANPVVTLTGRRSSPDAKMFVGSGKAEELRLACEANDIELVIFNHALAPAQQRNLERALNRRVVDRTSLILDIFAQRARSHEGKLQVELAQLQYLSTRLIRAWTHLERQKGGIGLRGPGETQLETDRRLIGERIKALKIRLDKLRRQHGTQRRARSRNQTMSVSLVGYTNAGKSTLFNALTKAQAYAADQLFATLDTTSRRVYLGDEAGQVVVSDTVGFIRELPHQLVAAFRATLEETIHADLLLHVVDASSAVRLDQIDQVNEVLHAIGADTIRQVLVFNKIDAVPELAARGDAVERDEYGNISRVFLSARTGQGLDALRAAIAEIATAEPLVDTPLDPSQHDRLAEPRDNHKVPELGH; translated from the coding sequence TTGATACCCTCCAATTTGATCAATGCAGCGCTCGTCGGCATCGACTTCGGCAAGATCGATTTCGAAGCCAGTCTCGAAGAACTCAGCCTGCTCGCGCAAAGCGCGGGGGCGAATCCCGTAGTCACCCTCACCGGGCGCCGTTCCAGCCCCGACGCGAAGATGTTCGTTGGTAGCGGCAAGGCCGAAGAATTGCGCCTTGCATGCGAAGCGAACGACATCGAACTCGTGATCTTCAATCACGCTCTCGCTCCGGCGCAGCAGCGTAATCTGGAGCGGGCGCTTAATCGTCGCGTGGTCGATCGCACCAGCCTGATCCTCGATATTTTTGCGCAACGCGCCCGCAGCCACGAAGGCAAGCTGCAGGTCGAGCTCGCGCAACTGCAATATCTGTCGACGCGGCTGATTCGCGCATGGACCCACCTCGAACGCCAGAAGGGCGGTATCGGTTTGCGCGGTCCCGGTGAAACACAGCTCGAAACCGACCGCCGGCTGATCGGCGAACGCATCAAGGCGCTCAAGATCCGGCTCGATAAACTGCGTCGCCAGCACGGCACGCAGCGTCGCGCGCGCAGTCGGAATCAAACCATGTCGGTGTCGCTCGTCGGCTATACGAACGCGGGCAAGTCGACGCTGTTCAATGCGCTCACCAAGGCGCAGGCCTACGCGGCGGACCAACTCTTCGCCACCCTCGACACCACGTCGCGGCGCGTCTATCTCGGCGACGAGGCAGGGCAGGTGGTGGTGTCCGATACGGTCGGGTTTATCCGCGAGCTGCCGCACCAGCTCGTCGCGGCGTTTCGCGCAACGCTCGAGGAAACCATTCACGCGGATCTGCTGCTGCATGTCGTCGATGCATCGAGCGCGGTGCGGCTCGATCAGATCGACCAGGTCAACGAGGTGTTGCACGCGATCGGCGCGGACACGATCCGGCAGGTTCTGGTGTTCAACAAGATCGACGCGGTACCTGAACTGGCGGCCCGTGGGGACGCGGTTGAGCGTGATGAGTATGGTAATATTTCGCGCGTCTTTTTGAGCGCTCGCACGGGCCAGGGGCTTGATGCGCTGCGCGCTGCCATCGCTGAAATCGCTACCGCTGAACCGCTTGTCGATACGCCGCTCGACCCGTCGCAACACGACCGTCTGGCAGAACCGCGCGATAACCACAAGGTTCCAGAACTCGGGCACTGA
- the ispG gene encoding flavodoxin-dependent (E)-4-hydroxy-3-methylbut-2-enyl-diphosphate synthase — MGLSMQSEAQSQSCSKVVSDEPVFGGSAMRRKSHAVNVRWGGQLVTIGGDAPVRIQSMTNTDTADAIGTAIQIKELAQAGSELVRITVNTPEAAAAVPAIREQLDRMGVMVPLVGDFHYNGHLLLRDHPGCAEALSKYRINPGNVGHGAKRDTQFAQMIEAAVKYDKPVRIGVNWGSLDQDLLAKMMDENGSRAAPWEAQSVMYEALIQSAIGSAERAVELGLGRNKIILSCKVSGVQDLIAVYRELARRCDFALHLGLTEAGMGSKGIVASTAALSVLLQQGIGDTIRISLTPEPGASRTGEVIVGQEILQTMGLRSFTPMVIACPGCGRTTSTLFQELASQIQTYLRQQMPVWRDQYPGVEQMHVAVMGCIVNGPGESKQANIGISLPGSGENPAAPVFIDGEKVKTLRGEHIAQEFQQIVSDYVERRYGRADALN, encoded by the coding sequence ATGGGTCTTTCGATGCAATCCGAAGCTCAATCCCAATCCTGCAGCAAAGTCGTGTCAGACGAACCGGTGTTCGGCGGCTCCGCGATGCGGCGCAAGTCACATGCGGTCAACGTCCGCTGGGGCGGCCAACTCGTGACCATTGGCGGCGACGCGCCGGTGCGCATCCAGTCGATGACCAACACCGACACCGCGGATGCGATCGGCACCGCGATCCAGATCAAGGAGCTGGCGCAGGCTGGTTCGGAACTGGTGCGCATTACCGTGAACACGCCGGAAGCGGCAGCGGCCGTGCCGGCCATCCGCGAGCAACTCGACCGGATGGGCGTCATGGTGCCGCTCGTCGGCGATTTCCACTACAACGGCCATCTGTTGCTGCGCGATCATCCGGGCTGCGCGGAGGCACTGTCCAAGTACCGGATCAATCCCGGCAACGTCGGGCATGGTGCGAAGCGCGACACGCAGTTCGCGCAGATGATCGAAGCGGCGGTGAAGTACGACAAGCCCGTGCGCATCGGCGTCAATTGGGGCAGCCTTGATCAGGACCTGCTCGCGAAGATGATGGATGAAAACGGCTCGCGCGCCGCGCCGTGGGAAGCGCAAAGCGTGATGTACGAAGCGCTGATCCAGTCGGCGATCGGCTCGGCGGAACGCGCGGTCGAACTCGGCCTCGGGCGCAACAAGATCATCCTGTCGTGCAAGGTAAGTGGCGTGCAGGATCTGATCGCCGTGTATCGTGAGTTGGCGCGCCGTTGCGATTTCGCATTGCACCTGGGTCTGACCGAAGCGGGCATGGGCTCGAAGGGCATCGTCGCATCGACCGCGGCGCTGTCGGTTCTGCTGCAACAGGGCATCGGCGACACGATCCGGATTTCGCTGACGCCGGAGCCGGGCGCGTCGCGTACTGGCGAAGTGATCGTCGGCCAGGAAATCCTGCAGACGATGGGCTTGCGTTCGTTCACGCCGATGGTGATCGCGTGCCCGGGATGCGGCCGTACTACCAGCACGCTGTTCCAGGAACTCGCATCGCAGATCCAGACCTATCTGCGCCAGCAGATGCCGGTGTGGCGCGATCAGTATCCTGGCGTCGAGCAGATGCACGTCGCGGTGATGGGCTGCATCGTCAACGGACCGGGCGAATCGAAGCAGGCCAATATCGGCATCAGCTTGCCGGGCTCGGGTGAGAATCCGGCCGCGCCAGTGTTTATCGATGGCGAGAAGGTCAAGACGCTGCGCGGCGAGCACATCGCGCAAGAATTCCAGCAAATCGTGAGCGACTATGTCGAGCGCCGCTATGGCCGCGCCGACGCGCTCAATTAA
- the hfq gene encoding RNA chaperone Hfq, which produces MSNKGQLLQDPFLNALRKEHVPVSIYLVNGIKLQGNIESFDQYVVLLRNTVTQMVYKHAISTVVPARPVNFHPDSEQS; this is translated from the coding sequence ATGAGCAACAAAGGGCAATTGTTACAAGACCCGTTTTTGAACGCACTGCGTAAAGAGCATGTGCCGGTGTCGATCTACCTTGTCAACGGCATCAAGCTTCAAGGGAACATCGAATCGTTCGACCAGTACGTCGTGTTGCTCCGGAATACGGTCACCCAGATGGTCTACAAGCACGCCATTTCGACGGTCGTGCCGGCCCGCCCGGTGAATTTCCACCCGGATTCCGAACAGTCCTAA
- the der gene encoding ribosome biogenesis GTPase Der: protein MKPVIALVGRPNVGKSTLFNRLTRSRDALVADLPGLTRDRHYGEGRTGERPYLVVDTGGFEPVAKDGILHEMARQTRQAVEESDIVVFIVDGRNGLAPQDKSIADYLRKVGRPIFLVVNKAEGMKYANVAADFYELGLGDPRAISAAHGDGVTEMINEALEVAYAGQPEESDEDKQTRGVKIAIVGRPNVGKSTLINALVGEERVIAFDMPGTTRDSIYVDFERQGKPYTLIDTAGLRRRGKVFEAIEKFSVVKTLQSISDANVVILLLDARQDISDQDAHIAGFVVEQGRALVVGVNKWDGLDPHVRERTKADLERKLKFLDFAKFHFISAAEKTGIGPLMRSVDDAYTAAMSKLPTPKLTRALIEAVEFQQPRRRGPVRPKLRYAHQGGQNPPIIVIHGNALDAITDTYKRYLENRFRETFKLTGTPLRIEFRSSTNPYADKG, encoded by the coding sequence ATGAAACCCGTTATTGCCCTCGTTGGGCGCCCCAATGTGGGGAAATCCACGCTGTTCAACCGCCTCACGCGCTCGCGTGACGCGCTGGTTGCCGACCTGCCCGGTCTTACGCGCGATCGCCATTATGGCGAAGGACGCACCGGCGAGCGGCCGTATCTGGTCGTCGACACCGGCGGATTCGAACCGGTCGCGAAGGATGGCATCCTGCACGAGATGGCGCGCCAAACTCGTCAGGCGGTCGAGGAATCGGACATCGTCGTATTCATCGTCGATGGCCGCAATGGTCTCGCGCCGCAGGACAAGTCGATCGCCGATTACCTGCGCAAGGTCGGTCGGCCGATCTTCCTCGTCGTCAACAAGGCCGAGGGCATGAAGTACGCGAACGTCGCGGCCGACTTCTACGAACTCGGGCTGGGTGACCCGCGGGCGATTTCGGCCGCGCACGGCGACGGCGTGACCGAAATGATCAACGAGGCACTCGAAGTCGCCTACGCCGGCCAGCCGGAAGAGAGTGACGAAGACAAGCAGACGCGTGGCGTGAAGATCGCGATCGTCGGGCGGCCGAACGTCGGCAAGTCGACGCTGATCAACGCTTTGGTCGGCGAGGAGCGGGTGATCGCGTTCGACATGCCGGGCACCACACGCGACTCGATCTACGTCGATTTCGAACGCCAGGGCAAGCCGTACACGCTGATCGACACGGCCGGTCTGCGCCGCCGCGGCAAGGTGTTCGAAGCGATCGAGAAGTTCTCGGTGGTGAAGACGCTGCAGTCGATCTCCGACGCGAATGTCGTGATCCTGCTGCTCGATGCGCGCCAGGACATTTCCGATCAGGACGCGCACATCGCCGGCTTCGTTGTCGAGCAAGGCCGCGCGCTGGTGGTGGGCGTGAACAAGTGGGACGGTCTCGATCCACATGTGCGCGAGCGCACCAAGGCCGACCTCGAGCGCAAACTAAAATTTCTGGACTTCGCCAAATTCCACTTCATTTCCGCCGCGGAAAAAACCGGAATCGGGCCATTGATGCGCTCGGTCGACGATGCCTACACGGCCGCGATGTCGAAGCTGCCGACGCCGAAGCTGACGCGCGCATTGATCGAAGCGGTGGAGTTCCAGCAGCCTCGCCGTCGCGGGCCGGTGCGGCCGAAGCTGCGCTATGCGCACCAGGGCGGGCAGAATCCGCCGATTATCGTGATTCACGGCAATGCGCTCGATGCGATCACCGATACGTATAAGCGTTATCTGGAAAATCGCTTCCGGGAAACTTTCAAGCTAACAGGGACTCCATTGCGAATAGAGTTCAGATCGTCGACGAACCCTTACGCGGACAAAGGCTGA
- the hflK gene encoding FtsH protease activity modulator HflK, protein MNDYNERSIWLRMRALLSLNDPRWGRGDGNGDRQRPNDPKRPGRDGEGPPDLDEMWRDFNRRLSRIFGRKGGGVGGGRPDNGRGARIGVGIVIGVLVAIYLGSGVFVVQDGQAAVVMQFGKYRYTAEQGVHWRLPYPFESHEFVNVAQIHQVEIGRTNVVRLANVKDSSMLTHDGDIVDVRFAVQYQIRKPTDYLFRGVDPDQSVMYAAQAAVRSIVGAQSTSEVLGQDHETLRQQLIASIQQSLDQYQSGLAVTNVTIQGVQVPEQVQPAFDDAARVHDENERVKRDAQAYAADLLPRAKADVARQIEDATTYSQNTVGEAQAEAERFKQVYAQYSKAPALVRFRLYMETMQQIYSNATKVFVDAKNGNNVLYLPLDRLVEQNRERRAAAAASGTAAASAPQAAAAPAPSAASAADTGAAAGASADAASGPAAASAPAPASRPSAASLRSREAFRNRLREDDVQ, encoded by the coding sequence GTGAACGATTACAACGAGCGGAGTATCTGGCTGCGTATGCGCGCCCTGCTTTCTCTGAACGATCCGCGCTGGGGCCGGGGTGACGGCAATGGCGACCGGCAACGGCCGAACGATCCGAAGCGGCCGGGCCGCGACGGTGAAGGTCCGCCCGATCTCGATGAAATGTGGCGCGATTTCAACCGGCGTCTGAGCCGGATCTTCGGGCGCAAAGGCGGCGGTGTCGGTGGCGGCCGTCCGGACAATGGGCGCGGTGCGCGCATCGGCGTCGGCATTGTGATCGGCGTGCTGGTCGCGATCTATCTCGGCAGCGGCGTGTTCGTCGTGCAGGACGGTCAGGCCGCCGTCGTGATGCAATTCGGCAAGTATCGCTACACGGCGGAGCAGGGCGTGCACTGGCGCCTGCCGTATCCGTTCGAATCGCACGAGTTCGTCAACGTCGCGCAGATCCATCAGGTCGAAATCGGCCGCACCAACGTCGTGCGTCTCGCCAACGTGAAGGATTCGTCGATGCTCACGCATGACGGCGATATCGTCGACGTGCGCTTCGCGGTTCAATACCAGATCCGCAAACCCACCGATTATCTTTTCCGCGGCGTCGATCCCGATCAGAGCGTGATGTATGCCGCGCAAGCGGCGGTGCGCAGCATCGTCGGCGCGCAGAGTACCAGCGAGGTGCTCGGCCAGGATCATGAAACGCTGCGTCAACAATTGATCGCGTCGATCCAGCAATCGCTCGATCAGTATCAATCCGGTCTCGCGGTGACGAACGTGACGATCCAGGGTGTGCAGGTACCCGAACAGGTGCAACCCGCATTCGACGACGCCGCCCGGGTACACGACGAAAACGAGCGCGTGAAGCGCGATGCGCAAGCCTATGCGGCTGATCTGCTGCCGCGCGCGAAGGCCGATGTCGCACGCCAGATCGAGGACGCGACGACCTACAGCCAGAACACGGTTGGCGAGGCACAAGCCGAGGCCGAGCGCTTCAAGCAGGTCTATGCGCAATATTCGAAGGCGCCGGCGCTCGTGCGCTTCCGCCTGTACATGGAAACCATGCAGCAGATCTATTCGAACGCGACCAAGGTGTTCGTCGATGCGAAGAACGGCAACAACGTGCTGTATCTGCCGCTAGACCGGCTGGTCGAACAGAATCGCGAGCGGCGGGCGGCCGCGGCTGCGTCGGGCACTGCCGCCGCGAGCGCGCCGCAGGCAGCGGCGGCGCCCGCGCCGTCGGCCGCATCGGCTGCCGACACGGGCGCCGCCGCTGGCGCATCCGCCGACGCCGCCTCCGGCCCTGCGGCGGCTTCCGCGCCTGCGCCGGCAAGCCGGCCGAGCGCCGCATCGCTGCGTTCGCGCGAGGCGTTCCGCAATCGCCTGCGCGAAGACGACGTTCAATAA